One window from the genome of Paracoccus marcusii encodes:
- a CDS encoding TRAP transporter substrate-binding protein gives MTKMMTAASMLAMLLGAGPALAQAKVMNLAFTPPADSHYGDAARAFAETIAERSDGAFEIALRPAGALGGERDVIEGLQIGTVELTISSTGPIGNFVPEVYALDFPFLFDDYASAHAVLDGEIGQELLASFQPHGIVGLAWAENGFRHITNSVRPIREPADLAGLKLRTMENEVHIAAFRAAGAAPTPMSWTEVLTSLQQGTIDGQENPIPIVTANNMWEIQDNITLTGHVYSPAVVAMSAIHWDGLTEEQQGWFVEAAQAAAAASRQTVAANEESGIALMRENGMEVIDGIDKAAFAAAVQPAYDEFADRYAPELIARIRAAQD, from the coding sequence ATGACCAAGATGATGACCGCCGCGTCGATGCTGGCCATGCTGCTGGGCGCGGGACCGGCGCTGGCCCAGGCAAAGGTGATGAACCTGGCCTTCACCCCGCCCGCCGACAGCCATTACGGCGACGCGGCCCGCGCCTTTGCCGAGACCATCGCGGAACGGTCCGACGGTGCCTTCGAGATCGCACTGCGCCCGGCTGGCGCCCTGGGCGGCGAACGCGACGTGATCGAGGGGCTGCAGATCGGTACCGTCGAGCTGACGATCTCCTCGACCGGACCCATCGGCAACTTCGTCCCCGAGGTCTATGCACTGGATTTCCCGTTCCTGTTCGACGACTACGCCAGCGCGCACGCGGTCCTGGACGGAGAGATCGGACAGGAGCTGCTGGCCAGCTTCCAGCCGCACGGCATCGTGGGCCTGGCCTGGGCCGAGAACGGGTTCCGCCACATCACCAACTCGGTCCGTCCGATCCGCGAGCCGGCCGATCTGGCCGGGCTGAAGCTGCGCACGATGGAGAACGAGGTCCATATCGCGGCCTTCCGCGCTGCCGGGGCCGCCCCCACGCCGATGAGTTGGACCGAGGTGCTGACCTCGCTGCAGCAGGGCACCATTGACGGGCAGGAGAACCCCATCCCCATCGTCACCGCCAATAACATGTGGGAGATCCAGGACAACATCACCCTGACGGGCCATGTCTATTCGCCCGCCGTGGTGGCCATGTCCGCGATCCACTGGGACGGCCTGACCGAGGAACAGCAGGGCTGGTTCGTGGAGGCCGCCCAGGCCGCCGCCGCCGCATCGCGCCAGACCGTCGCCGCGAACGAGGAATCGGGCATCGCCCTGATGCGCGAGAATGGGATGGAGGTGATCGACGGCATCGACAAGGCCGCCTTCGCCGCCGCGGTCCAGCCAGCCTATGACGAGTTCGCCGACCGCTATGCGCCCGAGCTGATCGCGCGCATCCGCGCGGCGCAGGACTAG
- a CDS encoding phosphogluconate dehydrogenase C-terminal domain-containing protein — translation MTKVALLGAGGKMGVRLATNLARTDFEVAHVEVSPAGQARLKAETGLDCVPQEAALAGAEVVILAVPDTVIGTVAGAVVPQLAPGTMVVVLDAAAPFAGHLPERADITYFVTHPCHPPIWNDEDTPEGRADHFGGVAAKQGVVNALMQGPREHYALGDSIARAIYAPVARSHEVTVKQMAMLEPGLSETVCASLLAVMREALDECVARSGVSHDCARDFLLGHMNILGAVLFNEREGAFSDACNKAIEFGKPMLMRDDWKRVFDWDEVEASIHRIT, via the coding sequence ATGACCAAGGTGGCGCTGCTGGGGGCGGGCGGTAAGATGGGGGTGCGTCTGGCGACGAACCTGGCCCGGACCGATTTCGAGGTGGCCCATGTCGAGGTCAGCCCCGCCGGGCAGGCCCGGCTGAAGGCCGAGACGGGGCTGGACTGCGTCCCGCAGGAGGCGGCGCTGGCGGGCGCCGAGGTGGTGATCCTGGCGGTGCCGGACACGGTGATCGGCACGGTCGCGGGCGCGGTCGTGCCGCAGCTGGCGCCCGGCACGATGGTCGTGGTGCTGGACGCGGCCGCGCCCTTTGCGGGCCATCTGCCCGAGCGGGCCGACATCACCTATTTCGTGACCCATCCCTGCCACCCGCCGATCTGGAACGACGAGGACACGCCCGAGGGCCGGGCCGACCATTTCGGCGGCGTCGCCGCCAAGCAGGGCGTGGTCAATGCGCTGATGCAGGGCCCGCGCGAACATTACGCCCTGGGCGACAGCATCGCACGGGCGATCTATGCCCCCGTCGCCCGCAGCCATGAGGTGACCGTCAAGCAGATGGCCATGCTGGAGCCGGGCCTGTCCGAGACGGTCTGCGCCTCGCTGCTGGCGGTGATGCGCGAGGCGCTGGACGAATGCGTGGCGCGCAGCGGCGTCAGCCATGACTGCGCCCGTGACTTTCTGCTGGGCCATATGAACATCCTGGGCGCGGTGCTGTTCAACGAGCGCGAGGGCGCGTTCTCGGACGCCTGCAACAAGGCGATCGAGTTCGGCAAGCCGATGCTGATGCGCGACGACTGGAAGCGCGTCTTCGACTGGGACGAGGTCGAGGCCAGCATCCACCGCATCACCTGA
- a CDS encoding four-carbon acid sugar kinase family protein, which yields MTDLRLAWLGDDFTGAAAVMEVLTFAGLPSVLFTEPPSSALMARFADCAAVGLATTARAQGPAWMAEHLPPLFAALDALQPQILHYKICSTFDSAAHLGSIGAAIAAGLSVRPSGAVPLLTAAPAMRRYQAFGHLFAGSPQGVFRLDRHPVMAHHPATPMAEADLLAHLSAQTDLPGALIDLEALAADPQARLEEALAQGARILSIDSIDPASEATAGALIWRNRARMGFVAGSQGVEYALVRHWRQTGDLPAPPPPASAGRVARIAAVSGSVSPVTGAQLDWAGRHGFALLPFDARAACGSEADLAAEVARLTAAALRAASDGASPLIHSAAGHDGAQVGAFRSALSASGLAPETAARRVGEGLGGILDGVLRGSGIRRAVISGGDTSGHAMRQLGLTALTALAPTIPGAALCRAYGDGPHDGLEIALKGGQMGSTDYFGWIRDGGGPRHQEQP from the coding sequence ATGACCGACCTGCGGCTGGCCTGGCTGGGCGACGACTTCACCGGCGCCGCCGCGGTGATGGAGGTGCTGACCTTCGCCGGCCTGCCATCGGTCCTGTTCACCGAACCGCCCTCCAGTGCGCTCATGGCGCGGTTCGCGGATTGCGCGGCGGTGGGGCTGGCTACGACCGCCCGCGCGCAGGGACCGGCCTGGATGGCCGAACACCTGCCGCCGCTGTTCGCCGCGCTGGACGCGCTGCAGCCGCAGATCCTGCATTACAAGATCTGCTCGACCTTCGACTCGGCCGCGCATCTGGGCTCGATCGGCGCGGCCATCGCGGCGGGGCTGTCGGTGCGCCCGTCCGGGGCCGTGCCCCTGCTGACCGCCGCCCCTGCCATGCGCCGCTATCAGGCCTTCGGGCATCTCTTCGCGGGCAGCCCGCAGGGGGTGTTCCGGCTGGACCGGCACCCGGTCATGGCCCATCACCCCGCGACGCCCATGGCCGAAGCGGACCTGCTGGCCCATTTGTCGGCGCAAACCGACCTGCCCGGCGCGCTGATCGACCTGGAGGCGCTGGCAGCCGACCCCCAGGCCCGGCTGGAGGAGGCGCTGGCCCAGGGCGCGCGCATCCTCTCCATCGACAGCATCGACCCGGCATCCGAGGCCACGGCGGGCGCGCTGATCTGGCGGAACCGCGCGCGCATGGGCTTCGTCGCGGGCAGTCAGGGGGTCGAATATGCGCTGGTGCGGCACTGGCGGCAGACGGGCGACCTGCCCGCGCCGCCGCCGCCCGCCTCGGCCGGGCGCGTGGCGCGCATCGCGGCGGTGTCGGGCTCGGTCTCGCCGGTGACGGGGGCGCAGCTGGACTGGGCCGGGCGGCACGGCTTTGCGCTGCTGCCCTTCGACGCGCGCGCCGCCTGCGGGTCCGAGGCCGATCTGGCGGCGGAGGTCGCGCGGCTGACCGCCGCCGCCTTGCGCGCCGCAAGTGACGGCGCCAGCCCGCTGATCCATTCGGCGGCGGGCCATGACGGCGCGCAAGTTGGCGCGTTCCGCAGCGCGCTGTCGGCCTCCGGCCTGGCGCCCGAGACCGCCGCCCGGCGCGTCGGAGAGGGGCTGGGCGGCATCCTGGACGGGGTGCTGCGCGGGTCAGGCATCCGCCGCGCGGTGATCTCGGGGGGCGACACCTCGGGCCATGCGATGCGGCAGCTGGGCCTGACGGCCCTGACCGCGCTGGCCCCCACCATCCCCGGCGCCGCGCTGTGCCGGGCCTATGGCGACGGCCCGCATGACGGGCTGGAGATCGCGTTGAAGGGCGGGCAGATGGGCTCGACCGATTATTTCGGCTGGATCCGCGACGGCGGCGGCCCCCGACATCAGGAGCAGCCATGA
- the oiaX gene encoding 3-oxo-isoapionate-4-phosphate decarboxylase OiaX has protein sequence MIRVTYLLETPGDPRAMAEKIAADQSTGTFTDLPGETDALRARHAARVEDVTLLEPLPHPSLPEGAGPVRRARATIAFSPDSIGGDIAALLTVTTGGLFAARGLTGMRVLDFHLTPDFAAHPGPQFGIEGSRRLTGVAEGPIIASIIKPSLGLTPDQTAEVVCTLCAAGVDFIKDDEKMMSPAYSPFEARVDAVMAVIRDHAQQTGKQVMYAFGLSSADPDVMMRRHDHVVAQGGNAAVVNINSIGPGAMAFLRKRSALCLHAHRNGWDLLTRHPGLGFDFRAWQKIWRLLGVDQFQINGIGAKYWEGDDSFVRSFADVTTPIFSEADRALPVVCSGQWGGQAFQTWARTGGTLDLMYLGGGGIHGHPNGPAAGVRAIRHAWAAAGAGLTPAQAAADCPDLAASFQRWGMPAT, from the coding sequence ATGATCCGCGTCACCTATCTGCTGGAGACCCCGGGCGACCCGCGCGCCATGGCCGAGAAGATCGCAGCCGACCAGTCCACCGGCACCTTCACCGACCTGCCCGGAGAGACCGACGCCCTGCGCGCCCGCCACGCCGCCCGGGTCGAGGACGTTACCCTGCTGGAGCCCCTGCCCCACCCTTCGCTGCCCGAGGGCGCGGGGCCGGTGCGGCGCGCCCGCGCGACCATCGCCTTTTCGCCCGACAGCATCGGCGGCGACATCGCGGCGCTGCTGACGGTCACCACGGGCGGCCTGTTCGCGGCGCGCGGCCTGACCGGCATGCGGGTGCTGGATTTCCACCTGACGCCCGATTTCGCCGCCCATCCGGGCCCGCAGTTCGGAATCGAAGGCTCGCGCCGCCTGACCGGGGTCGCAGAGGGGCCGATTATCGCCTCGATCATCAAGCCCTCGCTTGGCCTGACCCCCGATCAGACGGCCGAGGTCGTGTGCACGCTGTGCGCGGCCGGGGTCGATTTCATCAAGGACGACGAAAAGATGATGTCGCCCGCCTATTCCCCCTTCGAGGCGCGGGTCGATGCCGTCATGGCGGTGATCCGCGACCATGCGCAGCAGACGGGCAAGCAGGTCATGTATGCCTTTGGCCTGTCATCGGCGGACCCGGACGTGATGATGCGCCGCCACGATCACGTCGTGGCGCAAGGCGGCAATGCGGCGGTGGTGAACATCAATTCGATCGGACCGGGGGCGATGGCCTTCCTGCGAAAGCGGTCGGCGCTGTGCCTGCACGCGCATCGCAACGGGTGGGACCTGCTGACGCGCCATCCGGGCCTGGGCTTCGACTTTCGCGCCTGGCAGAAGATCTGGCGTCTTCTGGGCGTCGATCAGTTCCAGATCAACGGCATCGGCGCGAAATACTGGGAGGGCGACGACAGCTTCGTGCGGTCCTTTGCGGACGTCACGACGCCGATCTTCTCGGAGGCGGACCGGGCGCTGCCGGTGGTCTGTTCGGGGCAATGGGGCGGCCAGGCGTTCCAGACCTGGGCGCGCACGGGCGGCACGCTGGACCTGATGTATCTGGGCGGCGGCGGCATCCACGGTCATCCGAACGGACCGGCCGCGGGGGTGCGCGCCATTCGCCATGCCTGGGCCGCGGCCGGCGCGGGCCTGACGCCCGCCCAGGCCGCAGCCGATTGCCCTGACCTGGCCGCCAGCTTTCAGCGGTGGGGCA